The following DNA comes from Vigna radiata var. radiata cultivar VC1973A chromosome 4, Vradiata_ver6, whole genome shotgun sequence.
CAACCAATTTCAATCCTTGTGTCCCAAGTTATGCCCTAAATCCTTGGGCCTCAAGTTATTACCTAAAGTATCTAAAGTATGAATAATGCCTCAAGTAGGCTTTTTATGTCCGATTAAATGTAATGGTTGGAGATGTAAATTTACATTTGGTAAAATATACACCAGTGCAAAATAGAGCTTTAACATCATTCCATAGACGTTGGACTAGAAAACATCTAACATAAATGATTGACCAtaacattttcgtaaataagtgggcatatagacgtcagttcggaggggcaccgacgtctataatattatagacgtcggtgcccctccgaACATATGTCtttatgtctgacaggtaggtggaaaatcatttatttttgcCATATACACGTCGtttaggaggggcaccgacgtctataatattatagacgtcggtgccccctaactgacgtctatatgtctgtcAGGTaaatgaaaagtcatttctttctaCCATCTAGACGTCAGATCTCGCCAtactgacgtctatatgcgattatagacgtcggtgccccctacatccgacgtctatatctaccccgaatattaatttttaaatcgaacgAACGTCTCATTAGTTAGAGCCCGACGTATATTCAACAACAGACGTCAATCGTTAgggaaaccgacgtctataatattcttttaaataaggCATTACGAACCAACAATTacgcgcacttcatcgtcttcctttgCCTTTTCTCTCTACGGCATTGCATTTCTAGGTGCGCTTGatctcttttgaaccgtttaatCTTGcgtttactccgattaaagtaatctttgatgtattatctttcatttgaaccgattaaaataagttttcgttgtgttttggtgtaatttttctcgtgtctttgggtagcgtaatGCACCTTCTCCGTTAACTagcttcctcgtaagaaaagcttgcgtcttttggatctcttatggcatttcaacctaaagccgaacctgggtccttgcctagtttccATTTCAccgtattatttttctttggcggttggaatggaactaggcaacgaccAAGGTTCTGTTTTGGTTTCAAATGCCATgagagatgcaaaagacgcaattttttcttacaaagaAGCTAGCAAAGAAAGGAGGTGCTACAACGCTACCCAAAGATACGAGCAAAATtgcattaaaatataacaaatactcagtagacgtcagttaatgccATATCCGATGTCTATTGTGCCCTTAAACGTCGGTTAGTATCATCTCTGGCATCTTTATTGTGCCCTTAAATGTCGGTTATTTGCATGGACTGACGTCTGTAAAGACGTCAGACGTGGAacataaccgacgtctataatgacgtcataCCTGCAAATAACCGACGTCcgattaacgtcacccatatagacgtcgggtctagatgtgacgttaaaagcaaaaaataacagacgtttaaaaccatttttgcactaataataatacttaaatttacGTGTCATGCTTATATAATCGACCTAAACTTAGGTCtgatttaacttatttttctttatttgaagtCAAAATTTATGTCCTATGAATGTTCTATGCAAGCCAAATcaacatatagaaaaaaaattatagaacaCAAACAAATGAATACACTAAAAGTTGTATACATATATAAGATGTGAAAGCATATAATACAAGAAAACACCACAAAaacttttatagttttttaagtataaagTGTATCTCAAATAATCTCTAAAGTATAGAAAAatggtaaaaaggattaaaaaaataaaaaaaaaatatatatatatataaaggatagaattttttaaatttcaaaccTCCAATCCCCATCAAGTATTGCCCATTGCATTCCtcattcattttcaaacaaCTTTCATTTTTGGAATGTCTCCATCTAAAGTTTTTAACCACTAAATCTTAGCGTCTCTAAATCTATAACTAATATATGATATGCAACACTCTACATTTGAATACAACTCAATAGAACTTATTacacaaaaactaaattgtGTTTCTGCTAAAATGGGATTAGAATAACTACCTGAACGAATGTCCTATATGTCAAATGTCCTCCGATCGGTATAGGAGGGTGACCTGCAAAAGATACTCTGACTCTCAAGTcagaatttttctctttaggcCTTTTGTAATTCAATGGTAAGTCAAAGTGAGTTTACCTAGAAAGTAAacccctatttatagagtttacaagaataagaataagaataagaatgagacttcaaattcaactttttgTTCAAATACTCTAGACTCAATATTTCTGGTTTGTTGGACATTTCTATTCTACTTGTCATCGGTCGTTATTGGACCACCAAATTTCTACAACATATGAGATATTTATATCTTGACATGAAGAGAatgtgttggaagttccacatcgattagagaaaagacaaatttataatatataagccAGGTATAATCCTCACTTTACAAATTGAATTTTTTGGATTAAGTTAGGTCTACACCCACATtctaataaattcaaattaccaTTTTTTCCCTCTATGTTCTGTTTTGGCTTTGCCCTTTTGTTTGATTCCATGTTTGTTCtgatgtttatgtttttttccttGTCGATTTTAAGGATTCGGTCGGGTGACAATGATTAATCAGTACAGACTGTTCCTTCATCAATAGTAGTTTGTTTTGTTAACTTTTACCTTTCCTTTTTCTGATTGGTGTTGTTAAAAATCTCTGAATTATTTATNNNNNNNNNNNNNNNNNNNNNNNNNNNNNNNNNNNNNNNNNNNNNNNNNNNNNNNNNNNNNNNNNNNNNNNNNNNNNNNNNNNNNNNNNNNNNNNNNNNNNNNNNNNNNNNNNNNNNNNNNNNNNNNNNNNNNNNNNNNNNNNNNNNNNNNNNNNNNNNNNNNNNNNNNNNNNNNNNNNNNNNNNNNNNNNNNNNNNNNNNNNNNNNNNNNNNNNNNNNNNNNNNNNNNNNNNNNNNNNNNNNNNNNNNNNNNNNNNNNNNNNNNNNNNNNNNNNNNNNNNNNNNNNNNNNNNNNNNNNNNNNNNNNNNNNNNNNNNNNNNNNNNNNNNNNNNNNNNNNNNNNNNNNNNNNNNNNNNNNNNNNNNNNNNNNNNNNNNNNNNNNNNNNNNNNNNNNNNNNNNNNNNNNNNNNNNNNNNNNNNNNNNNNNNNNNNNNNNNNNNNNNNNNNNNNNNNNNNNNNNNNNNNNNNNNNNNNNNNNNNNNNNNNNNNNNNNNNNNNNNNNNNNNNNNNNNNNNNNNNNNNNNNNNNNNNNNNNNNNNNNNNNNNNNNNNNNNNNNNNNNNNNNNNNNNNNNNNNNNNNNNNNNNNNNNNNNNNNNNNNNNNNNNNNNNNNNNNNNNNNNNNNNNNNNNNNNNNNNNNNNNNNNNNNNNNNNNNNNNNNNNNNNNNNNNNNNNNNNNNNNNNNNNNNNNNNNNNNNNNNNNNNNNNNNNNNNNNNNNNNNNNNNNNNNNNNNNNNNNNNNNNNNNNNNNNNNNNNNNNNNNNNNNNNNNNNNNNNNNNNNNNNNNNNNNNNNNNNNNNNNNNNNNNNNNNNNNNNNNNNNNNNNNNNNNNNNNNNNNNNNNNNNNNNNNNNNNNNNNNNNNNNNNNNNNNNNNNNNNNNNNNNNNNNNNNNNNNNNNNNNNNNNNNNNNNNNNNNNNNNNNNNNNNNNNNNNNNNNNNNNNNNNNNNNNNNNNNNNNNNNNNNNNNNNNNNNNNNNNNNNNNNNNNNNNNNNNNNNNNNNNNNNNNNNNNNNNNNNNNNNNNNNNNNNNNNNNNNNNNNNNNNNNNNNNNNNNNNNNNNNNNNNNNNNNNNNNNNNNNNNNNNNNNNNNNNNNNNNNNNNNNNNNNNNNNNNNNNNNNNNNNNNNNNNNNNNNNNNNNNNNNNNNNNNNNNNNNNNNNNNNNNNNNNNNNNNNNNNNNNNNNNNNNNNNNNNNNNNNNNNNNNNNNNNNNNNNNNNNNNNNNNNNNNNNNNNNNNNNNNNNNNNNNNNNNNNNNNNNNNNNNNNNNNNNNNNNNNNNNNNNNNNNNNNNNNNNNNNNNNNNNNNNNNNNNNNNNNNNNNNNNNNNNNNNNNNNNNNNNNNNNNNNNNNNNNNNNNNNNNNNNNNNNNNNNNNNNNNNNNNNNNNNNNNNNNNNNNNNNNNNNNNNNNNNNNNNNNNNNNNNNNNNNNNNNNNNNNNNNNNNNNNNNNNNNNNNNNNNNNNNNNNNNNNNNNNNNNNNNNNNNNNNNNNNNNNNNNNNNNNNNNNNNNNNNNNNNNNNNNNNNNNNNNNNNNNNNNNNNNNNNNNNNNNNNNNNNNNNNNNNNNNNNNNNNNNNNNNNNNNNNNNNNNNNNNNNNNNNNNNNNNNNNNNNNNNNNNNNNNNNNNNNNNNNNNNNNNNNNNNNNNNNNNNNNNNNNNNNNNNNNNNNNNNNNNNNNNNNNNNNNNNNNNNNNNNNNNNNNNNNNNNNNNNNNNNNNNNNNNNNNNNNNNNNNNNNNNNNNNNNNNNNNNNNNNNNNNNNNNNNNNNNNNNNNNNNNNNNNNNNNNNNNNNNNNNNNNNNNNNNNNNNNNNNNNNNNNNNNNNNNNNNNNNNNNNNNNNNNNNNNNNNNNNNNNNNNNNNNNNNNNNNNNNNNNNNNNNNNNNNNNNNNNNNNNNNNNNNNNNNNNNNNNNNNNNNNNNNNNNNNNNNNNNNNNNNNNNNNNNNNNNNNNNNNNNNNNNNNNNNNNNNNNNNNNNNNNNNNNNNNNNNNNNNNNNNNNNNNNNNNNNNNNNNNNNNNNNNNNNNNNNNNNNNNNNNNNNNNNNNNNNNNNNCTTCTTCTCTGCAGCATAGCAATCAAATGTTAATATGGATTGGTAAACAACTGAAGCAAAAGAAACTTGAAAAATGTAAGTTTGATGACATCTGGAGACAAGAACCCACACCAGATTAACACAAACACGCAAGAATAGCAGAAAATAAGTGAGGTCTGGCATTTAATGCAGTAGACTTCTATTTTGAGCAAAATGCCGATGAAGATATCGTGGAGACTAAATAATTCAACTTTTGTTCACCTAAAAGTCAtccataacaaaaattattcacataATATACATTTAGTAATCATAGAAATCTAGAAAGTATGTAAAGGAATAGATATATTTCACTTAAGTAATTACATTGGCAGATACGCCAATAGGTAGTAGATGCAattcaaaatgaagaaaaatattatttctcattCGAATTCATTCAACTCTTTATCCCTGCACATGCTACCTTTTCTAGATGGGATATACTCGAATTTCAAATATGCCAGGAACGTCAAGGTTACAAACAGGATACACTTTCATGCTATTATTTGATTAGAAAAATTAGTTAGCGTTGTATCATCAGATAGAAGAATACAACATCATTCCAAAATATCTTATCTTCCTTTTTTAAAACGTGTCAAACTTTTGCTTTAGTTTGGAACAAGTTCGAAACACCAAGCTTTTTCATCAAGTCATCTTTATCAGAAATGTGTGTTCGACAACAGCCTTATAATCTGATTAAAAAACTACGCATGGCATGCACCATACAACCAACCAAAAGAAGATAATGAACACAGGGCTCATCAAGAACTCCAATGCAGAAAaaggtaaaaggaaaaagaatataAGCTTACTAATCGGTACTGAGGAACCTTTGCAGGTAACTTGAGATAAGACATGTTTTTGACATCATAATCCCATAAAAATGATGTGTGGTGTACCCACCGATTCTTGGTTATAGACTGAGCATTACCACCAAACTTCCGATCACCAAACACATAATCTTTACACACAAAGGAAAGAATAATCCAATTAGAAACGGATTGTAAGTTTAATGAAACagatttcaaaagtttaaaCTTAACCAGACTTTAAATCAATCGATGGAATCAGTCTATCTGCTTCTCAAAAGTAAAATCAGAAGCTTTTGGCATGCTTTCTAGAATAACTCGATCTTTTTCATGCTTTCAGTACCACATTCAAGTTTGATGGGGAAGACAATAAGAAAATTGTCACCATTGAATTAAAATACAACTTAAACTCGTATAACATGCATCGATTGtgaagaaacaaaatcaaattttgatcctTTCACAAGGTTTCGTTCATAATCTACTAATGAGAACCAGCATTATATAATGCAAATTACTCACGCATGTCGACACCATCAATTTCCTCTGGACGTCTAACATAAAATTGGATAGTAAAATGCTCACATAAATATTGGAAAAATCATAGTGATTCAAGACTCGATCAATGTACCATTCTCACGGAGATGGAAATCAGCAAGCCCTTTAAAAACTTCACTGTATAATAAACCACTCCATGACATGATACTGCGGGGAAAGGGTTGCACATTTGAAACGGCATCTTTATTGCATATCAACGTAACAAATATAGTGTCATGGTCAACAACAACAGTTCCTCCCCCGGTAAACCTTTTGATAATGGGTATACGATCTTGCAACACAGGCTTGACTTCGACCAGTTCTGAAAGTTTCCTATGCATACACATTGAAATTACATATCTTTTTCCTTGGTGATTATTAacaagagagaaagaggaatgaaggaggctttacacaaataaagaaaaacaacaataaaccTATGGAAAATAGCATTCATTTGCTAGATACTAGTGCTATTAAAACAGTCTGAAGCATTTTTCATATTTGAGAATGCAACACTCCCACAAGATCGATGAAAAACCAACCCCATGGAGGAGGTGAGAACTTAACATTCACATAATCTGTGAATGATTTTAACAGGTTAACCACAACATTACCGTTCTCCTCCTTCCCTCCCTTTCTCCAAATGTTCCCATGCTCTACTCATCTCCCGGGACTGTCACTTACTCCACCTCCACACTATGAACACCAATGTTGTCACAACCAACCTAGCATTATCGCACTGCACTACTGTCATCCTTGTATTGTACATCAAGTGCATCACTACCACACTTAAAACCTAAAATGTTTCCAGTGTCACCACTGCCACTGCCAGTGgtgtaattttgaaaattgaacaAACGTGATTTTGGGAAAATGATCAAGATTAGTGGGAATTTGTTTGAACCAAACTTATCAGTTTGGGAAAAGTTGTTCCAAAAATATTCCTGAACGAGTTGTGTTTTAAGCAAGCCAAAAACAGGCCCATTAATGACGTGTACCTAGTTAGTCCATCAATATAGTACAAAGTCACAAAATTACTCTATAGGGTAGGAATCGACACTGATACTAAACCTAGACTATTTTCAACGTATAAACTTCTCTGTTTATACAGGTGCATCTGCATATTAGACTCCATGAAGACTCTTTCAGTAAATAATAGATAAACTGGAAACATAGATATTTgtgtcaaataaaattttatttaaaagaaataccCAGACAAGCCCATTACAATGGCAGGGGAATTTGTTCCATCGTTGATAAGGCACCAATTATCTGAACTGGTTCGAAGCAGCCGTTCCTCCAAATGCAATTGCTGCAAAATAGGCATCCCTCTCAACTTAATCAACTTCATCAATGGAAGTCCTGCATCTTTTGCCATACCCATCACAGCCATTATCTGGTTCTTTGATTCTGCGATTGAatgaaatcaatgaaaaaattCATAAAGTACAAGCAGTGAacctcaataaaaaaaattaaaaaaatcaaataagcaTGTTCTCGGACTTATTTGTCTTTCGTCTTAAACCAAGAATAGAAAAAGACAACAATGATAGTAAGTAATTTCGTAAATGCCAACTTTGTAAGTTTCAATTGAAgagcaacagaaaaaaaaaaaaatagaaactgaGAAAATTAGGGACAAAAACCCAAGTGAAagataattagaaaataatggGAATGAGTATTCATGCCCACCCAACAGAGTACTaccaaaacaacacaaaaactaAAGCTGATTGATGAAAGCACGTCCAATCGTGAGGAGTAGAACAAACTTTGTTTGAATGAATCCAGAATGTTCAAGCAATAACACAACAATACAACCAGTTAAAGAcgcattttatcaaacaggttCGGAGAGTAGCGGAAATATCTTAACATCTACAGACAAAACTATTGAGAGGGGACCGTGTTAAATTTCCTTTTTGTCATTTGTACTCGTTTTCTCagtttctgaaaaaaaaaaa
Coding sequences within:
- the LOC106758068 gene encoding putative lipoate-protein ligase A (The sequence of the model RefSeq protein was modified relative to this genomic sequence to represent the inferred CDS: added 114 bases not found in genome assembly), which gives rise to MAVMGMAKDAGLPLMKLIKLRGMPILQQLHLEERLLRTSSDNWCLINDGTNSPAIVMGLSGKLSELVEVKPVLQDRIPIIKRFTGGGTVVVDHDTIFVTLICNKDAVSNVQPFPRSIMSWSGLLYSEVFKGLADFHLRENDYVFGDRKFGGNAQSITKNRWVHHTSFLWDYDVKNMSYLKLPAKVPQYRLRRSHMDFICXMKEYLPRSEFIERTIKALDGQFSVKSISLESIDVPSVSEYVHTTKLLTEQHIQETCTIQT